Below is a genomic region from Eupeodes corollae chromosome 1, idEupCoro1.1, whole genome shotgun sequence.
taaccgtcaacactagaggcacaatcttccaaaggtacatccaattactcggatacgcagatgatattgacataattggaagatcaaagcgtgatgtcagtggagcgtttttgagcattgcgacggaagcgaagaagatgggtttagtggtcaatgagggcaagaccaagtatgtgCTGTAATCAAAAAGGACTTTCAACAAGGACGTCTTggataaaacgtcaccatggacagctataactttgaagtagttaaggattttgtctaccaaggcacggctattaacacagacaacgacaccagcgctgaaatcaaacgaataataactctcgaaaatcgctgcttctttggacttagaaggcaactgagaagtaaagtcctctctcgagcatgtaaaatcaccatctataagacactcatcatcccggttctcatttatggcgctgaggcctggaccctgtcaaagaaagatgagagcgtcttaggatgcttcgagagaaaaattcttcgggtgaatTTTGGTCCCGTaggcatagatggagaatggaggagaagatataacgacgaactgtacgggctgtacagcaacactgacctagttagcagaattaaagtccaacagcttagatggctaggtcatgtagagcgaatggacatcaacgctccagcccggaaggtcttcgaatccaatcccgagggacgccgcagtagaggaagaccgcgaatcaggttgCGCACTCAAGTGGGGAAGACTTCAACCAACTTGACGTGCGAAACAGGAGACAgctatctagggaccgagctggctggagacacatgttggttaaagcccaggtccgcccccGACTGTAGCGCCACAAACAAACCCATATTTTTTCGAGCGTtatgacatttataaattttgggCGTTACGACATTGGAGGTTGGAAGTTGGGTTGGATGATATGACATATTTTTTAGctttatgatgtttttttagtgatattgggcaggttcagacaacattatgggcttcatttgcagtcaagcGCATTCCCTGAACgaacattttgaccaagtcaacCAGGTAGTTAGAACTTCACTTCGCTCACCTTTAGTTAATGgtgcaaaaacattattgtttacaaaacagTCCTCAAGCAATCTACAAATCcatcaaaatttgcatttcgtATAGTAAAGGAATATTactgatttcttttttcaatttaacgaGAAACcttattacaaaaatcattgaatGCAATTgtgggaaaaataaataaatcgtagaataataaagttcaactttcagttaattgaaaaaaacatgatcaattgtcattctTACATAAGTTGACAAGACTTGCTAGTTagggacatttttcttgattGACTTTCCAGCCTTAATtggatattaaattttttgccAGCTGCTGGAAACGTtacttactttcaagtccctcaTATCGTCTGAACCTACCATTTCTTACTACGATTCTCTTTTAtgatttaggttaggttagtttttaatttacgaATTGTCGAATaaacattggtccttcgagccgaaTTTGAACCAGCGACCTATGGAACTACAGTCCAGTTGTTGAAGAGTCTGAATGGCCAAGTATGGGGCAGATGCCGTTCCATAAGTGACAGTGGTTAGCTTATACTCTTTAATGGATCGATCATTAGAACTCCTCCACAAAATTCTCTGAATTTTCTTGGTGTTCTTTGTGCAGTTCGATTTGGCGGTAAATCTTTTCTATGTCAGAAGTAAACACGTGCTGAGATGGAGGAAACAATATCGTTGATTGATAAGACATGACAACCAAAATGTTGGGCGttcttttattaaacatttatttaggcGTAACGATATTCactttagttttttagtttgaattcattacattttaaaatttggacattaTGGTTTTGGGTTAAAAGACCTAAAAGTTAATATTCCCACAGTTTCATTATTGCTGACAGAAAAGGTGCTTCCCGACATGACCCAAATctgcaaaaataatttcagGTGGGTTTTGTTCCAGTTTTCGTAATGAATTAGTTTTAGCTTGTTAAATGTCAATAGATGACAGCTTTACTAGTGAAACCTCTTATTGTGAAACCCTATATATTTTATCGACTAGTTCATCCCTTTCATCTCCCTGATTTTGATCGTTTCACTAAATTTcatgttatattattttatctcaattcttttaataaaaaaataatggaacTTTAAAATATGTCCCCAAAATGTCCACCTTCAAATTTGAATTgtcattacatttttaaaacaggcAAACTGTAGCTCtcaagagaaataaaaatggtCGTGTATATTAATTGAACACTTCAATACCCTTGTCatacattcaaaaacaataaaagctaCAATAACATTATTAATGTCACGACccataaaattaagttttaaatatataaagaatAAAGGACATGCAAATAAATTTACCCTGTCATTGGTAGGAAAGCTATATGTCCTTTCCTATAATTCCCCAAAtatataaatctttaaaactttCTGTTGTAGTGCTTAGCTCTAAAAACCGAAATTTCAAAAGACTCGAGTCTTCAAATGCTCCAATTACTGCAGATGAACAACTCATAAATaccattttcaataataaaaaaataaacccagTGAACACTGAACTTTAGAAAAtcaattgttgttatttttaaaccaCAATCACATCACACTACTTatccaaataaaaatgaaaacaacaaaaattatcttttccGCCCATAAGTTTGCTAACCTGCCACTCAAATATGCCTTTGATGTAAGTCGTGGTCGTTGATGTTGACATTTTGACAGAAGAGGGCAGGTCGGGGCACTCCACActcattcaactgaaaaaatccaatcaatttCCGACTGAAGCCATCATCTTATGGGGCATACGACTACATTCCAAAAAGATTGAAAAAcgatattaaatttgttatgttttttgtattttattgactattccaaaattgtttaattttttaagtctttttaattttgtttttaggttttcttttctcggttttgtttttaaatttttaacaattaaagcTACAATAAATATTCTGTACATATACATTTACAATTATaggtatataatataatataatatataataaataaagctaacattatagatttttaattttgtatttgtttataataaataaatataaatatttgagcACATTGATATTTGGCAACAACAATTactataatttcttaaataataatttttatttttatgttgagtttttttgttttattattatttgaacttACATGTctctcattttaatttaataaatataaaatcttttattatttttgttttgttaattctaaaaaatataacaagtttgtataatatattttataaaatggaataaaaccgACGACAAAGATTACTTATTCAAAGCAATTTCCATATCCatcttcttttgtttgtttttatttggttaaCAATATATATTGTtcgtatacatatataaatacattaatTATATATACTACATTAACTTTTAACTGTATTTTATAAAGATTTATTGTATCGCTACCTTCACATTTttgtgcttttatttttaatttttttgtatttttatttactcttAAATTTCTTATCCCTAAGGCCACTGTACTGTAAACAAGCATTTCCTATTAGTGCTGAGAGTTGAAGGAggttatattatttgaaaaacattctaAAGAATATGATACAACATAagtataataaatttttaattgccaattaaaaaaatctgtgGCAAGTTTCCCAAAAGAACACcacaacatttttgtaaaacaaaaaattattaagggTACTATTCCGAGTGACaagaatgttttttgaaaactttaagtaatgtttcaCAATCCTTTTCCATTAACAcaatatttgcaaaaaatatctcaaatttaaccctaaatttaaaaaaaaaaacaatttgacagctgtcagttaaGGGtaagatataataaaaaattagacGAGATAAAAACAAGTTTCCATTGCTCAGAaatatttctaaacaaaataaataaaagtttgacGAACTTAGTTTGAGAGTGATGATGTTCCTCTTCTTTGATTTAAACGTTTACCTACCGCACTTTATAGTGTCAAAAGtcagagatttatttttaaacctttctttgcaaattcttaataattaaaatgagaAGTTTAAGCCTTTCTGAAATGTAGCATCTTTATTACGTTTGCTTAATGTTTTTGTGAAgttattattgattttgtttgtttacacgCAATTTAACCTTAGTGTTATTTTTTCGTATTCTACTAAGCCAATAACATGTCCTTTAGgttcattcaaattttattcaaggttGCTTCGGAATTATTAAGGTTGTTGAATATAGTCCAACAAGGAGATTAAGTCAGTAATTGGAGATAAAATTTTAATCGCACCTGTTCATGGCATAATAATTCCTTTTTGTTAGATAAATAGACGAAAAGTAAGTTGAAATAAGTTTGTACCGACACATTAAATGAAGACCCTTAAgctataaaattaaacaaattgggTAACATTTTCgtatgaaattaataattcactCTCATATTACTAAAGAATGTTGTTATCGTCACCTATCATTATGTAATTACTCTTTGTTATCAAAATTAGGCTTAATAACGATTTCTTACAGGAATTATGGTTGGTTATATGATCCTTTTATGGTAAACTATAAATGTCAACCCAAAAACAGCTAAGGAGTTGTCAATTTAactgtcataaaaaaaacaacattttcaattttaaaatgttctctaaattaaattgattttgaagagAAATTTTAACACCAAATGGACTAGAAGggatttttaaaggaaaaattcTATTTCCGATGCTTCTTTTTTTGCTACATTCAtacattcatttttaagttcttcTCACGATGACATTTAAGATAATTGAATTGACGTTTGCTATTGGTATATAAAAGATTTTCCTCTATTTTGAACAGAAACTTCTTCTGTAATTGTATTCGGAAAAAGTTCAGAAATGGTCGGAATTTTGGCAGAACTGTTATGGACTGAACGATATTTTACGATATCATTTGTCATAAAGTGCAACATAAGTATTTGCAAAACGTAATGTAGCTTCAAATCTCAGGCTTTGAGAACAAAGTTTACTTAAGTTTATTTACtcttttaattatgttaattttttttttataaatttaacaatagAAGGGAAAACAAATCTGCTACGCATATATtccgaaataaaataaacaacatttcaaTGACAATACAGTTGTCAGCTGTAAAAGCGTCACATAAAGTACGACCGAACGCGTGGTTGTGGTTAAACTATAGGTCTGTTCCAGTCATTTCTCGCACTAAAAGTTGACCAAATGTCCAAATTGAGGAGTGGGGATGATagaaacaaaactgtcaaaatttctGGAACGTTTTTCGCATCAATTTGCATGAGTTTGGATTACTTTTTAACGTCAAAAAATATACTCTAGCAGAGTTACCGAAGATTATTGATGAATTTCAATCCACTTAATTATTAATAAgaatccattaaaataaatatcaacataagtaaattaatatttatttaaaataaaattaaaattattcgttAAGTTGcgaaatttaaatgatttatttccTAAAAAATTCACTACAATTTTCTATAAGTATTGACaattctatatatttttgtaactacaaatttcttcttcagtaaagcagtattcacatgagcgcgaccaatgaacgacgaatgaattacaaattgTGAGTTTATacatccacactcgcaacgaataaaataatcacgCGCACTTAACCTAATAAATCATTGTCAAACAAAtcaattgtcaaagtcaaacttcattcgcgacgaattaaaaactcccATGtgacagaaatgtcaaaatcgataaatattcgttcattcgttagTCGTTGGTCGTGcacatgtgaatagtgctttacagttttatgaaaagatattaattttatgaaatttttttgattagttAAAGGAAATAGACGATATGAACAATCTGAACAATATTcacattaaacaaaactaaaattacttGGGCAACCCTTAgtcaatcctttttttttcttctgtcatTAGTTTCCGTGAAAGTGAAATCGAATTTGACAGCCAGCCCAGATGAAATTTGGTagattaaatttcttttgtaaGAATTACCACAACTTTTCGAGTGTGGAACGACTTTggactaaaaattaccaaaactcGCAGTCTGAAACTGTTTGAATCTAGGTGTGGAACACACTAtataataatcaaaaacaaaatgtgcagctaactgtaaaaaaatgtttatttttttgctggacgaagcaaaaaaaaatttgaaaaaagcactGACCATTTTTTGGCTTATGCTTTCATATACAAGATATTTGTACCAGATGAAAGCTAatgtttggctttagaaatttCGATATATGTATTTGATTTAAGAGTTGGAGtagtaaaaattaagaaaatctttgatttttatcactgattttcttgatttttactACCCTAACTTTAAGTGTAAGTGTCACTAAATATCCAAAACCGATTTtgaaaacattcatttttaagcaaaacaacaGCTTTCATTTGGTACCAATTTCATTTGTGAACGCACTGGGCAAAGTTGCCATTCtccttttacttttgaaattttgaagtgACATTTGCGAAGGGACTACAGCGTTCAAAAATTAGATACAaggttttcatttcttaaaacgataatcgttagaCGATAGCGTTTTGACGATAGTCGTGCGTTTGCACGACTAGTAGGTATGgtctgctattaattttcattgcaaattgaagtaaaaaatgaaaacaaatacacaaaaaatacaatgaattcggttaCGAAGAAAATTAAGAGATACATGGGACCTTTTATCTATTCTAACCTAtatgtaagcatttttttatatacaaaacataagtaatctctcttaattcttgttaaataaatacaaaaattgtagttttggaattgcaaaagaggacatcataatgatattataaacaataaagcACTAATCCATAGtagttttggaaacaacaaatatttttaaagccaagttatgttccctgtgcagctgatttacaaaaatatcagacattaaacaaacattttgatattatagttttatcttcggcgacaacaaatgaaaacacatgttttgcaaatttttaaaaatttcccatagagaaaaaccaagttaaataagattttcaagttattgaacaagcattatctttcgttgagttcattttgacatttcagtcatagtATAAGAGTACATATTtggaatatactcaacgaacttatattgaaaacgattgaacgagacgatagtaaTAAAGTTACgttaagcaaattattgacgacatcgttaatgataatcgttttgacgaatatcgtttcggaaattaccGAATGACTCCCaaggatttttttattttcgggaAGAAGCATTTAGAAATCCTCAAAATTACATCTTAATAGACAAACTTCTGTCTTTTGAATCCATAAAAGTTttatagttttgtaaaataaataatttcttgatGTATCGTGgataaaagtaagtaaaaaacaaatgaatgccGTAAGtcgtaaataaattaaattgggtggcgcaacagtcctttgcgaactaggccctagtgacttacaaatctcaactattcctgtctgcgagtaatgttgtcaggaatggtaAGTCGTAAATACCCGTTGATTGAATGTGACGAATAAAGTTTTGTAACTGCTAGTTGTCTATGTTTTGTTGTTCCCTAAACTATGTTCAAAACAAGgtttaaaacttttacaaaacccacataacaatattttgtgtgagatacaaaatttgaagtcaatttctatctttgttctcctaatacttgagtcgaaaactctTTCTTATTAGGTTTTTGTGGttcgttaaaaaagttgtcagctaattttttctaaaaacataactaaaaattaccaactacATTTGgtatatgataaaataatttgatttcaaatctatttttggaaaggagatttttattggaaaaccaagttttaaaaatgttagtagcatttcttaaaagtttttatttttatataaacaaaaatataatgttttttttcgaagaaaatttagcacaggatgaaatcattttgaagtcaatgccttcatttattcacaagatatcgagaatcaaacattaatattgtgttcaatttgacgtagattttaatttttatgaacaattttACTATTGAATTTTCATAGACATCTCTCTAGAAACCTTCTAATTATATTGTACCTTGAAATGGCGAgacatttcaacattttcaacaagTTAATAATTTCTATTTCGTGATGTCTttttgtttaaaccagtgtttttCAAGCTTTTACATGAAACGGACCCTTTAGTACGAACCAATATTTCGCTACCCCCCTATCCAATGCTTTTTTTCGTACCGTCGAACTACGATAGctcgaattttgtttaattaaaataatgtggCAACACCTTGCTTAGCTTGTATAATTGTATGAAGGAAATTTGTATTCGTTCCTAGTGTGGATAATATGGAAcacgaataaagtttgacagttcgtatcaactacaatttttttcacgaagaataaatttgttttcttaaatttattaatatatgatattaatATAAAGTATTCaccataaatcaaatagactCTATATTGCtatcattttgttaaaaatttgtgtgaaaatatgtcttcaaacgtatataaactcacattttgtaattcattcgtcatttgttggtcgcgctcatgtgaatactgttttaattatcatttttcttaataaatcttaaaactgtattgttttttgtttttaactgcaGTACTTTCTCAACCTTTAGGAATTCTTCTTAAGAATCTACGCGAACCCCTTATAAGGCCTAAGGGGTCGCGGCCCACTTgttgaaaaacactgttttaaactatAAACTATATTCATTCCGAAGTACTCTCAAAAATGCGGTAAAAAATATTCTGTAACCGTTAATTGGTcttctgaaaaaataaaaattgagccCTTCTACGTTAAGCAAAACAACAATGAGTTTTCATCTGGTTTAAATGGCTAAAATCAGTAAGGTATAGAATTGACTTTGTTATCAATTTAATGTCTGAAATATTGActtaattcagaaaaaaaaatataaaaatactaaaattaacCTATTTTGTGTGTCCattaaacaatataatttattaataaagtaaaattaaaatgaaatcataGAAAACCATTCCGGGAACCATTCAATGAAAATATCGataatcgatcaaaaataattgcaagtaaATAGCTGCGTTCAATATCAGACAGagagggtatccggatacctttttgttagtgttttacttgtaaaataacagctgagatgtcgAAAAAGTAATCTTAAGAATTTCTGGTTTATGAACATAGGTATCTGACATATGACACATATTATTAAACACATGGTTGAATAATGTCAAGaagatgaaaattgatttctgcTCTTTGTATACCACTTGGAGAATTTCGAAAAATGCAAAATGAGCAGAACTCTTAGCTAAATGGTCCTACCATTAAGCTTAAACCTTATCTACTGTGAACAAAccaactcaaaatcttaccgcacaacaacaacaacttctgCTCTTTCGGAAATGAGAacgaaattcttccaaactatatcTAGGTATTTTTACTTCATAATAGTCCTCGTTTTCGctaggatagttttctgttaatcgtaaatcgtttaaaacctcagatttcgcaagtaaattattaatctatagaattccaattgagctaagaggaaatttaacatggaCTACAGATTAAGTTTAtctcttattattattgttaagcacctatcaattcatcatcatcCGACGAACCTGTTGAATTATCCAATAAAtcttttatcttacaacaattttgacttcgaagcttaaatgtttctctgctttttgtgaacagctgaaagttgtttttatttttgtacagctATCTCAATAAATCTATCCAACTTGTTCAACAAGTTACCTAAAAATCCaactatccaagataccctatccaacacgggattgaacgcagccattgggATTCAAACGTCAGTCGAGGAAGAGAACAATAACAAAGCCGACTATCAGAGTATTAATCTTCAGataaattatatctaaatgGTAAGTACCTTTGTATTCATTATTCTTAGAACGCACATCAATAGTCTGTCATCAATAATACGTGAacgtatttattaaatttaaatattgatgcAATTCTTTTTTACAACACGAACTAACAAAGTTACatcaaatattttccttttgtCAAAGACAGATCGCAATCAAGATGCCCGCCGAATAATCAAAGAGCTCGCTTATTTGAAATAGTCATTTCGTGAACTTTGATTTCGGGAACGTTCCTTACATGGTTTGACGTATTTAGCTTGTAGAAGATTTTGaatgtattgttttcattattgcttTACATAATATAccaatgttaataaacaaagcTTAAATgatgtgctttgttttgtttttgttgattttatcaaacttaaaaaaacgttCTTAAACCGATGgttttctgtaaaatatttactaCTAAGCgccgagcccttcccgccaatttatcgtaagcgacaaaataagttatttcgtaaacgacaaatcaaaagcttactgttGGCCCTTGATACAACTTGTACCCATAGtcagtattggaaattattaattatgcttaagttAAGACATGGCAATAGCCTTGAAGACTATAAGTGTTACtggcaaattttaaaaattaagttttcttttttattgaaaatgtcgcttacgataaaatggaGGGAAGGGCTcaatattactaaaaaaaaggaTAGAATTTTGTGCTCTGCCCtgtcaaagtttattaatatacaaattttgcaaaagtaTAAACTAAAAGTCATCATTATAGCttgcaacttttttttgtcataaaaccaattttgaaatgtgCTACCTTGCTGATTGATAATAAGTTAGCAACGCTACCAAAAGTACATAGAACGACATCATCAAGACTTTCAAAACTAATCAATTATCGAACTTCTAATTAAACATGATCAGTAAGttgtttaatcaatttttttccaactatTGTCATGAATGATTAATAATATACGCAGAAATTTGAGCAGTAGTCACTTTTGAaaatgtcatcttttgacagttAACAATTGAAACTACGCTATTAATGAAACTTGagtaaaatttacaacaaaaatggtTACAATTTTCAAGTGACCGTGTGCAACattaaagcattttattttgtggttttatcttttttgcaagtaaagacaaaatatttaaattttccttttttttctatattaaaatgaaacctctaaTTGGAAAACCctgtttaaaaatctttatatcaaaaaatagaatttcattGAATTGAATTCTCAATCCCTGTTAAGTCAACTCATTTTCCAAACAATAACACCTCCAGCACTCGGTTTATGTGTAGTGTACCTAAATACCTACATGTAATTCTATTTCAATCTCAATATTTTACCCGAAACCCATTTCCttcttttcttcaaaaagtaatcGTGGTCGTCTTTTGtcgttgtaaatatttttttttctgatgcaGTGGGCAGTTGGTTTGtgtgtttgttatttttgtaaactattCCGTAGGCTTTGAGTTGGTAGAAAATTTATAACACTAGTATCCTTCTTGCCACTGCCACAAATCTTATCTTCAAGGCTTGTTTGATAAACAATTCTCTCCCCATTGACTCCGCGTTCACTATTCACAATGACATTTTCATCGAAACTTATTTGTCTCTTGCACTTCTTGCGACAATTTAATAACTTCCCTCTCGCCTCGTCCGGATGGTCTTTGATGTTGCTGTTGGCGTTTCCCTCATCTGGTTCTGCCATCGTGACTCCAATGGCAATGACTTCGTCTTCATCTTCGTTATCTAAGGAACTCAACTTCCGGCGGTTGTTTGCCAGAGAAAGCTTTCTGCACTCGTCGATAACAGTTGACGAGTCACACTTTGACTTCGACGACAGCATTCCCACTTCGCACTCCTTCTGttgcaaatcaattttaaggCCAACTCGATTCCGCAGGTCGTCCGAGGGGCGACGATTGGAGCTCCGCGATAGGAAACTCGACGATGTGGTGTTGGTGGTGAGGGTGGGTGTACGATGACGGAATTGGAATGTCTTGGCGAATGGCTTGCAGCAGATGCACAATTTAAGGAATCCCTTGCGAAACTTTGTTGacattaaattataaagaatgGGATTTATGGCTGAGTTAAGGTAGAGCATGATGCGGGAGAAGTACAACAAGTTGTAGTACCGCTCGACGCCAACGGCAAAGAGAGCTTGATCCGAGCTAAGGATAATCCACAGAGTGAGTACTCGGAAGGGCAGCAAACAGAGGAAAAACGATAAGACTACTGCACCCAGCATCATCACAACTTGCTTGCGAGCTTTGTAACTGAACTCGGGTTTAGTTGGTCGTATTTTCATCATGGGGCCGTCCTTGGATATTAGGTTCTTGGCGATGATTCCGTATAAGATGATGAGGATTATTAGGGGAATGACGAAGAATATCGAAATTGTCATCAGGAAGAAGGCTATCGTCCATGTGGTGACGGCTTGAGTGAGGCAGGCGGCAACATATGATCCGTCAAAGTACTCCACGAACTTGTACTCGGCCACCCAGAGGATTGGACTACAAATGTAAGTGTAAATATTGAGGGTCAAAAATAAAAGGCATCGAACTTGGCCCCGAAGTGTGgcctatgattttttttttattttttgaaacacacCGATGATCAAATTATGTAGGTTAAAAATGGCTAAACAAGCTAGTTTATGAAtaagttgataaaattttgactgatttaaaaat
It encodes:
- the LOC129938650 gene encoding growth hormone secretagogue receptor type 1, producing MGISGGGVAATAVQLEGGSSNVTSNATTSSENHFNSTTEMPQIPSYIRTTSMFVCISIMILGVIGNVMVPIVILKTKDMRNSTNIFLTNLSIADLLVLLVCTPTVLVEVNTRPETWVLGQEMCKAVPFVELTVAHASVLTILAISFERYYAICEPLKAGYVCTKTRAFLICVFAWGVAALFTSPILWVAEYKFVEYFDGSYVAACLTQAVTTWTIAFFLMTISIFFVIPLIILIILYGIIAKNLISKDGPMMKIRPTKPEFSYKARKQVVMMLGAVVLSFFLCLLPFRVLTLWIILSSDQALFAVGVERYYNLLYFSRIMLYLNSAINPILYNLMSTKFRKGFLKLCICCKPFAKTFQFRHRTPTLTTNTTSSSFLSRSSNRRPSDDLRNRVGLKIDLQQKECEVGMLSSKSKCDSSTVIDECRKLSLANNRRKLSSLDNEDEDEVIAIGVTMAEPDEGNANSNIKDHPDEARGKLLNCRKKCKRQISFDENVIVNSERGVNGERIVYQTSLEDKICGSGKKDTSVINFLPTQSLRNSLQK